A window from Schistosoma haematobium chromosome 1, whole genome shotgun sequence encodes these proteins:
- a CDS encoding hypothetical protein (EggNog:ENOG410Y65V~COG:S), with product LVYLGSCISACGGVSDEVSPCIVTARAAYVNLDHLWRLRDVSLAVKGRIYNASVRADLFYTCETWPLRVEDVRQLSVFDHCCLRRIAGIQWQHHVSNAEVRYRVFGYRDNSIGINWYLETSTPVAWLCSTNVVLENPTSCIICQNWDWLEKSREVVSV from the coding sequence ctcgtgtatctgggtagctgcataagtgcttgTGGTGGCGTCAGTGATGAGGTCAGTCCATGTATAGTGACGGCCAGAGCAGCTTATGTTAATTTggaccatctttggcgccttcgtgatgttagtctggctgtaaagggtcggatctacaacgcgtcggtgagagcagatTTGTTCtatacttgtgaaacctggcctctccgagttgaggatgttagacaactctctgtgtttgatcattgttgtctccgaaggattgctggcatccagtggcaacaccatgttagtaatgcagaggttcggtatcgtgtgttcgggtaCAGAGACAATTCAATTGGTATCAATTggtatcttgaaacatcgactccAGTGGCTTGGttatgttctacgaatgtcgtcctagAGAATCCCACGTCGTGTATTATTTGCCAAaactgggactggttggagaaaagcagagaggtggtcagtgtatga